The nucleotide sequence AGAGATATAAACCCTGTTCAACCCTCCTTCTCCATTAAACGATTCGGTTACAAGTCCTTGGTCGGTGTTTCTTTCGGAGAGAAAATTGTACCCTACGGAGGAATACGGCATAATACCAAAACCAAGACCAAAGCCTTTGCCCAAATTAACCCCTAAAGACAGGTAGTCCAAATTTGAAATGGAGGCATTTTCCTTGGAATCGTTACTTTCAAACCTGTACTCCTTACGCGATAGTCCCGCTGTGTAGGTCGTTAATCCCAATTTACTGTATGCTGCGGGATTATTAAGATTGATGTGAATACTATCTGTATAAACACTCAACCCGCCCATCATTTGATTCTCCACTGTGCCGGTAGCCCTTAAATCCCCAACACCAAAATAAGAATAGGGGGAGGCAGTACTATTCTGAGCATATATGCCTACCGAAGTTACGCATAAAATTGCAATAATAAAATTTTTGATCATCTAGCGCTTGTTGTATTCTAACAAATGGTATAACCCCAACAGGAGAAATTTAGAATGCGCAAATATGGTATTTTTTAATCGTTTTGACAAAAATTGAGCATCACCTCCTGTTAAAATAACTGTTAAATCGACAAATCTACTTCTATATTGATCAATTGTACCGTCAATTTCGTTGCAAATTCCATTAATTACACCACTATGCATACTAGTTTCAGTACTATTTCCAATAAAGTCTATTATGGCCTTTTTTTTCAACATGGGCAATTTGGACGTTTGTTCGTGCATAGCTTTGTACCTCATAGCTATTCCAGGCGAAATGGCCCCTCCCAAATATTCCCCATAGTCGTTAACCGCATCATAGGTAACACAGGTACCCGCATCTATGACCAGGGTATTTCCTTTGGGGTTATGATAAAAGGCTGCAGTTGCAAGGGCAATACGGTCCACACCTAGGGTCTGGGGAGTAGCATATGAATTCTTAAAGGGGGTTTTGGAGGTGTGACTCAGGACATGAACTTTACAAAAAACGCATAACATGGCTATTTCCTCATGGCTCATGCCTCCTACGTTGGATACAATGGCATTTTGAATGAGAACGTACTCGGCAAAAATAGATTTAACATTTTTTGCATAATCCGCATTGGGAATTTTTCGATAGGAAATAATTTTACCATTATCGAAAACCGCCATTTTTACTAGGGAATTACCCACATCTACAATCAAGTTCATACTGTAAAGATCAAAAAACTTTAAAAAACAAAAACCTTTTTTTTCATTTTTGTTTGTATATCCTAAAATTGAATTTATATTTGCACCCGCTTACAGCATTTGGTGCCTTAGCTCAGTTGGTAGAGCAATGGACTGAAAATCCATGTGTCCCTGGTTCGATTCCTGGAGGCACCACTTAGAAAAACCGCATTTATCTGACATACAAGATATTGCGGTTTTCTCCGTTATATAGGGTGCTCGCAAGGGTGCTATTAACTCTTTTTTGACTGCAACTAAAAACAAATTACGAATTATATTTATTATTCTTCAGGACATTTCAGTTAGTATTTTTTCTAGAACCAAGGGGGTACCTAAAAAAAGGATCAAATTTTAAACTTTTAGCTAGGGGGTACCTTCATAAGTTGTAACAGAGCCTACTATCAAAACCGAATTATTAAAAAATCCTAAATTTTTTTACTAGTTTCAAATCCCGTAATTTGAGTAAATTGTAATACAATGTATTACTACATCCAAATGCTCATCAGTTTTGGATAAATAAATAGTCTTTTTCCAATACCTCAGGAAAGGAAAACAGATATTGGCTATTTCGGAGTGATGGTGCCACCTGTTTCGGTCAAACAGTGCCACTTTGAAAGATCTTTCAATAATACAAAAAAAATGTGTTAGACGTTTTTTATAATTCCTTTTCTTAAGCTTTCCCCTTTTAGGTCCAACCTATGTGAGGAGTTCACGATTCTGTCCAATATGGCATCCGCAATGGTACTTTCCCCTATAATATCATACCACGCGGATACGGGTATCTGGGAGGCTATAATGGTGGAGGCCTTTTTGTAACGGTCGTCGATGATATCCATCAGGGCCTCCCGGGCGTGGTTGTCAAAGCTCTGCAGCCCAAAGTCGTCCAGGATCAACAGGTCCGTTTTCAGGATCTTGTCCAGTTCCTTGAGATAGGTACCGTCCACTTTGCAGAGTTTCAGTCTTTTGAGGAGCCTGGCCGTATTGGCGTATATGGCCCTGTGTTCCATCATACATGCCTGGTGCCCCAGTGCCTGTGCCAGATAGCTCTTGCCCGTTCCAGAGGCCCCGGTGAGGATGATGTTTTCCTTCCGGGCCATAAAATCCAAGGTTCCCAGGCGCGCGAACATGTTCCTGTCCAGGTTGCGCTGTTGGGCATAGTTCACCTCGGCCAGGTTGGCGGACTGAGCGAACCCCGCCTGTTTCAACAACCGTTGGATCTTCCTGTTCTGGCGGTCCTCCCACTGGTGGTCCGTGAGCAGGGCCAGGTATTCGTCCGCGGTAATGTCGGCCACGGCGTTGTCCCTTACATGTTGTAAGTGCAGTTGGGCCATGGCCGTAAGGCGCATCTGTTTCAATTTTTCGATTGTCTGTTCATTGTTCATAATATATCGGCTTTAAGTTAATCATCATTGATAAGCGGAGGCGCCACGTATGTTCCCGTGGTCCGGGATGTGGCTCTTGTCCTCTTCGAGGTCCCGGTAGAACAGGGAGCTTTTGTCCAAATTGTTCCTCAGTATGTTCCTGATACGAATATATGTGGCGGCATCCGCCTGCAGGGCCCTTTTGCAGGCATTGTCCAGGCGTTCCGAGCCATAGGCCCTATGGAGCTGTATGACTCCCATTGCCCTTTTGTATCCTATTTCCGGATAGTCCCCCTTGGCAAGTATTTCCTCCACACAGCCCAGTACATGGTCGCCATGGCGGGCCGCTTTCCTTTTAAAGAACTCCGGGCTCCAGTCACTGTAGTATTTATGGGTGCTGCTAAGGTGTTCTTTATTGGTATTATAGCTGCCTTTTTCCGGATGGCGCCCGTGCAGCGCGATCCGCCGCTGGTGGTAGTACACCTCCACCATGGAACCCGTATAGTGGATGGTGGTCTCCTTTCCGATATAACGGTAGGGCACGCTGTAATAGCTCTTGTCCGGGGAGAAGTATACATAGCCCATCTTCTGGACCTTGGCCCTGCGGTAATCCTTTAGCTCGTACGCACTCCCGGGCAGGGGCTTGAGGTATTCCCGTTCCACGGATTGGAACAGCTCCCTGCGGCTGGCCTCCTTTCGTTTGAACAATAGATCGT is from Arenibacter algicola and encodes:
- a CDS encoding type III pantothenate kinase; its protein translation is MNLIVDVGNSLVKMAVFDNGKIISYRKIPNADYAKNVKSIFAEYVLIQNAIVSNVGGMSHEEIAMLCVFCKVHVLSHTSKTPFKNSYATPQTLGVDRIALATAAFYHNPKGNTLVIDAGTCVTYDAVNDYGEYLGGAISPGIAMRYKAMHEQTSKLPMLKKKAIIDFIGNSTETSMHSGVINGICNEIDGTIDQYRSRFVDLTVILTGGDAQFLSKRLKNTIFAHSKFLLLGLYHLLEYNKR
- the istB gene encoding IS21-like element helper ATPase IstB encodes the protein MNNEQTIEKLKQMRLTAMAQLHLQHVRDNAVADITADEYLALLTDHQWEDRQNRKIQRLLKQAGFAQSANLAEVNYAQQRNLDRNMFARLGTLDFMARKENIILTGASGTGKSYLAQALGHQACMMEHRAIYANTARLLKRLKLCKVDGTYLKELDKILKTDLLILDDFGLQSFDNHAREALMDIIDDRYKKASTIIASQIPVSAWYDIIGESTIADAILDRIVNSSHRLDLKGESLRKGIIKNV